One genomic segment of Bos javanicus breed banteng chromosome 23, ARS-OSU_banteng_1.0, whole genome shotgun sequence includes these proteins:
- the LOC133236983 gene encoding histone H2A type 1-C, whose product MSGRGKQGGKARAKAKSRSSRAGLQFPVGRVHRLLRKGNYAERVGAGAPVYLAAVLEYLTAEILELAGNAARDNKKTRIIPRHLQLAIRNDEELNKLLGRVTIAQGGVLPNIQAVLLPKKTESHHKAKGK is encoded by the coding sequence ATGTCTGGACGTGGCAAACAAGGAGGTAAGGCGCGAGCAAAGGCCAAGTCTCGTTCTTCGCGGGCGGGGCTCCAGTTCCCGGTGGGGAGAGTCCATCGTCTACTACGTAAGGGCAATTACGCCGAGCGTGTAGGCGCTGGGGCCCCGGTGTACCTGGCGGCGGTGTTGGAGTACCTGACGGCCGAGATCTTGGAGCTGGCGGGCAACGCGGCGCGCGACAACAAGAAGACCCGTATCATCCCGCGCCATTTACAGCTGGCCATCCGCAACGACGAGGAGCTCAACAAGCTGCTGGGTCGTGTGACCATCGCTCAGGGTGGTGTGCTGCCCAACATCCAGGCGGTGCTGCTGCCAAAGAAAACCGAGAGTCACCATAAGGCCAAGGGCAAGTAA
- the LOC133237015 gene encoding histone H2B type 1-C/E/F/G/I encodes MPEPAKSAPAPKKGSKKAVTKAQKKDGKKRKRSRKESYSVYVYKVLKQVHPDTGISSKAMGIMNSFVNDIFERIAGEASRLAHYNKRSTITSREIQTAVRLLLPGELAKHAVSEGTKAVTKYTSSK; translated from the coding sequence ATGCCTGAGCCAGCCAAGTCCGCTCCTGCCCCGAAAAAGGGCTCCAAGAAGGCGGTGACCAAGGCCCAGAAGAAAGATGGGAAGAAGCGCAAGCGCAGCCGCAAGGAGAGCTATTCTGTGTATgtgtacaaggtgctgaagcaGGTCCACCCGGACACTGGCATCTCGTCCAAGGCCATgggcatcatgaactccttcgtcAACGACATCTTCGAGCGTATTGCGGGCGAGGCATCGCGCCTGGCGCATTACAACAAGCGCTCGACCATCACCTCCAGGGAGATCCAGACGGCTGTGCGCCTGCTGTTGCCCGGGGAGTTAGCCAAACACGCCGTGTCCGAGGGTAccaaggctgtcaccaagtacaCCAGCTCCAAGTAA